A region of the Mycobacterium sp. NBC_00419 genome:
CCAGGCCCAGCACGATGCCGACGACGAGTGCCGCGATTCCGATCATGTCTGCCTCATATTCCCCGTGTCGCTCCGCTCCTGCCCGCCGAGCCAGCTCCTGATTCCTAGGGCCCGATCTGCTTGGCAAATTTAATCTCCCGGACCGGACCCGCGGGTAACGACAGGCCGTCGCCGCTGCTGACTCTGACACCCACCCCGTAGGAGGCCTCGAGTAGCCGCAGCCGCTGCAGCCCCGAACTGCGTTCGAAGGTGTCCCGCATGGTGTTCGGCGGGCCAATCGCCAGGATCGTGTACGGGCTGGCGATGGGATGGTTGTCCACCAGGATCGCACCGCCGGCCTGCCGGATGGTCACATTGGGCCCGATCCGCACCCCGCCCACCGAAATCGCTTCTGCCCCACTGGCCCACAATGCGTTCACCACCAGCTGCAGGTCCCGGTCGAGGATGACCTGGCGGCTGCCGGGGACGCGTTGTTTAGAGACGTCGGTCAGGTCGCGCCCTACATTCGGGTCGTTCAGCGTGATGTCGAGGCCGGGCCCGATCACCGGGGTGGTCCCCGCGGACAGGCTCAGCCGGTCCAGACCGCTCAGCAGTTCGCGGCCGGTGGCGTCGTCCCGGAGTTCTCTGCGTTGGATGTCGTCGGCCTGGGCGGCCAGCGCGTCGCGTCGCCGGGTCAGCCCATCGGTGTTGCCTTCGGCCGTGCGAACACTGGCGGCCAGCACCTGCTGGGCCGCGCTGACACCGGGCGCCGTCGAGCGGGCCTGGGCCACCGCGGCTGCGAACACCACCGCGATCAGCACCGCGGCCAGCGCCTGCCACAGCCGGTCGGCGACGGGTGTGCGGGGTTCGCCGTCGCTGCGGCGTGCGGCCGCGGCGGCATAGCCGGGGTCGAGGTGGTTGGTGAGCAGGGACCGCAGCAGCGACGGCAGCGGAATGCGGGCGGCATGGTCGATCTCGCTGGGGGGCAGGCCCGCCTGGGGGTCGTACCCGCCGAGCGCGGGGTCAGCTTGTGCGGGCATCGCGGACGGTGTCGAGTCGCGGCAGCGTGCGGACGACGAGGCGTACCTGAACGAGGTAGAGCACCGCCGACCACAGATACATCCCCATGCCCCAGATGACGAAGCCCCAGCCGATCGCGCCGATCACCCGACTCCACGTCGCGTCCCACTGACCCAGCAGCACCAGTGGGAATCCGGACATCAGGGCGAACGTGGCGGCCTTGCCGATATAGGTCACCGGCAGTGCGGCCAGCCCGCGCCGGCGCACCACCGGCAGGGTGGCGGCCAGCACGGCGTCGCGGCCGACGAGGGTGCCGACCACCCACCACGGGACGATGCCGGACAACCCCAGCCCCACCGGGACGGCGAGCATGTAGATCCGGTCGACCAGCGGGTCCAGGAGCGCGCCCAGCCGGGAGGACTGGTTGTCGACGAGCCGGGCGATCTTGCCGTCGGCCCAGTCGGAGAACCCGCTGAACATCAGGATCGCCACCGCCCAGCCATAGGCGTGGGTCACCAGCAGCAGGTACAGGAAGACCGGAACCAGGACGAGGCGGATGACCGACAGCACGTTCGGGATGGTCAGCACCCGGTCGCCGGGCGGCTCCATGTCTACCGGAACACCCCGGGCAGGCTCAGCGCCGAGAGCGTGTCGTCGTTGAGCGGATTGTCGTGGACCATGTACGTCCACGTCGAGGTGGGCCGGGCCAGCTTGGAGAGATCCAGACCCTGCTCTTCTTCGAGGACGTTGGCCGTCTCGAAGGTCTGCTGCGCGGCTTCGATCGCGTCGGCGGCCAGATTCCCGAACGCGTCGACCGCCATCCGGTGGAATTCGTCGAGCGGGTTCTGCCGTCCGAGGGCGCGCAGGTGAATGCTCTCCCGGATATCGGACAGGTAGGCCAGGTGGTCGGCCCAGCCGCGGTCGAGGTGGAACAGCATGATGTCGCGGCAGATCTTCTCCAGCGTCTCCTCGGACACCTTGTCCGCGAGCGCCTCGTACCGGTCCGGCGAGAGCTCGCGGAGCTCCTCGCGGGCCGCGGCCGTGCTCAGTATCGTGTTGCGCCGCTCGACGATGATGGAGCGCTGCTGGGCGATCAGCTGGTTGTAGCGCCAGGTGTTGGCGTGCACGTCGAGCAGACGGCCTTCGGCCACCCGCTGGGCGTGGTCGAGCAGTGAGGCGGCCTTCGGGCTTGAGATGCGCCCGGTGTCATCGGTGTCCAGCGGCAGCTTGGCGCGCTCGACATGAGCGGTGACGACGTCGTCCTCCCAGCTGGCGAAGAACGCGGTGGAACCCGGGTCGCCCTGGCGGCCGGCACGGCCACGCAGCTGGTTGTCCAGCCGCTCGGTGTTGTGCCTGCCGGTGCCGATGACATGCAGGCCGCCGAGGTCGGCCACCTTGTCATGGTCGGCCTCGTCGGACCCGCCGAGCCGGATGTCGGTGCCGCGGCCGGCCATCTGGGTGGAGACCGTCACCGCGCCGAGCTTGCCCGCCTCGGCGATGACGGCGGCTTCCTCTTCGTCGTTCTTGGCGTTGAGGACCACCGCCGGAACGCCCCGGCGGACCAGCCGCTCGTAGAGTTCCTCGGATTCGGCGACGTCGTGGGTCCCGACCAGGATCGGCTGGCCGGTGGCATGCACCTCGATGATGTGCTCGATGACGGCCTCGATCTTGGCCGCCGTGGTGATGTACACCCGGTCGGGCTGATCCTCGCGAACGTTCGGGGTGTTCGGCGGGATCGGTGAGACGCCCAGCTTGTAGAACTGGCGCAGCTGCTCACCGGCGGCCAGCGCGGTACCGGTCATCCCGCACACCGTCGGATAGCGGTTGATCAGCGCCTGCACCGTGATGGTGTCGAGTACCTCGCCGGTCTCGGTGGTCTCGATGCCCTCTTTGGCCTCCACGGCTGCCTGCAGACCGTCCGGCCAGCGCTGCAGCTGGGCGATGCGCCCGCGGGAGGAGTTGATCAGCTGCACCGCGCCGTTGCGCACGATGTAGTGGACGTCGCGCTGCAGCAGCACATGTGCGTGCAGGGCGACGTTGACCTCCGTCAGGACGGTGCCGACGTGCTCCTCGGAGTACAGGTCGATACCGCCGAGGGCCTTCTCCAGCTTCTGCGCGCCCGCCTCGGTGAGGTGGACGTTGCGGCTGTCCTCGTCGGTGTCGAAATCCTGGCCCGCCTGCAGCTCGCCGACCAGCCGCACGATGTCCAGCTTCGGCGTCTCGCGGTGCGTCGTCCCGGCAAGCACCAGCGGGACGAGGGCCTCGTCGACGAGCACCGAGTCGGCCTCGTCAATCAGCGCCACGTCGGGGTTGGGTGACACGAGATCGGCGACGTCGGTGACCAGCTGGTCGCGCAGCACGTCGAAGCCGATCTCGTTGACCGAGGCGTAGGTGACGTCGCACGCATAGGCGGCGCGGCGCTCCTGCGCGGTGGAGTCCTCGGTGATCCAGCCGACGGTCAGGCCCATGGCCTCGATCAGCGGCCCCATCCATTCGGCGTCGCGGCGGGCCAGATAGTCGTTGATGGTGACGACGTGCACGTTGCGCCCGGCCAGCGCATACCCCGCGGCGGCGATGGCACCCGAGAGCGTCTTGCCCTCACCGGTGGCCATCTCGACGACGTCACCGGCCATCATCCGCAGCGCGCCGAGCAGCTGGACGTCAAAGGGCCGCAGCCCGGTCGCGCGCTCGGCAGCCTCCCTGGCGATGGCCAGGAACTGCGGGATGTCGACCGAGGCGGCGAGGTCGCCGAGTTCGAGTAGCTCGGCGGCCTTGCGCAGCTGCTCGTCGTCGAGTCCCTTGGCCTTGTCGTCGAACTCGGCCGAGGCGTCCACCTCGGCCATCGACTCGGCCTTCGTCTTTTCCGTGCTCGCCCCGAGCAGGCGCCAAAAGCCGCGGCTGAGGCGGTTCGGCCCGGCCGTGGTGGTCTTGCTTCTCTTCGCCACGGGTCAACGGTACCGGCGGCCCACGTCGACGGGTGTCGGCACAGGCATGTTTTGCGTCGGGCTACGTCACCTACGGGTCGTCCGAGGTAGGTTCGCCGCAGATCGGAGCGAGGTGATAACGAGTGGACACGTCGACATTCAGGCCGTCGCTGGACTGGGGCGATGAGTTCTACCGCTCGCTGTGGTGGTTAGCCGAGGTGTTCGCCCTCACGGCTCCGTGCCTGGTGCTCGCGCTGTTCCTGTTGGGACGGTTCACCGAGTGGGGACGCCAGTACTGGCGCATCACCGGTGCGTACTTCACCGGTAAGAGCAGCCTGTTGAACTGGGGACTGTTGGCCCTGATGCTGGCGTCAACGATCGTGTCGGTGCGGATCAACGTGTTGCTGAGCTACCAGGTCAATGATCTGTTCAACGCGCTGCAGGTGGCCTTCGAGGATCCCGCCAACGACTCAGGGGTGCACGGATTCTGGACGACGATGGTGGTGTTCACCGTGTTGGCCGTCCTGCATGTGCTGCGCTATCTGGCAGATCTGTATCTGACTCAGCGGTTCATAATGCGCTGGCGAATCTGGTTGAGTCACAATGTAATTGATGACTGGTTAGGCGAAGGGGCATACTTCAGAAGCCAGTTCTCACGTGAGCCGGTCGACAACCCGGACCAGCGGATTCAGCAGGATGTCGACACCTTCACCACCGGAGTCGGCGGCCAATCGAACGTACCGGCGTACGGCTCGGGGCAGACCTTGCTTTTCGGCGCTGTGTGGTCGGTGCTGTCGGTGTTCTCTTTCGGGACCATCCTCTGGCAGCTGTCCGGCCCGCTGCAGCTGTGGAATGTCACCGTTCCGCGGGCTCTTTTCTGGATCGTGCTGCTGTACGTGCTGATCGGCACCATTGTGTCGTTCACCATCGGCAGGCCAATGATCCGGCTCAGCTATCTCAACGAGTTGCGGAACGCCGGATTCCGCTACGCGTTGGTTCGGGTTCGCGACGCCAGTGCCGCGATCGGTCTGTACAAGGGTGAACAGACGGAGCGAGGAATACTGAGTGGTCGGCTGCAGTCAGTCATGGACAACTACCGGGGCTGGCTGAACAGGATGATCGTCTTCACCGGATGGAACCTGTCGATGAGCCAGGCGATCAATCCGCTGCCCTACATTGTCCAGGCGCAGCGGTTGTTCGCCAGGGAGATCTCGTTCGGCGGCGTCATGCAGTCGGCGACCGCCTTTCACATGATCCACGATTCGCTGTCCTTCTTTCGCAACGCCTACGACTCATTCGCTAGTTTCCGCGGCGCGACGATCAGGTTGAACGGTCTACTCGAAGCCAACCATCGTGCCCGGGCCCTGACCCCGGCACCGATCGGCGACTCACTCGACGATGCAGTGGACGTGCGTGATCTCGACGTGCGGACCCCGGGCGGTCGACACTTGGTCAACAACCTCGACTTCCACCTCGAACCGGGCGAGTCCCTGCTGATCACCGGCGCGTCAGGCATCGGCAAGACGGTGCTTGTGCAGAGCATCGCAGGGTTGTGGCCGTTTCGGTCAGGCACGGTGACGCTCCCGGGCGGCCAGTCTGCGACCATGTTCGTCCCCCAGCTTCCCTATCTGCCGCTGGGAAGTCTGCGAGCCGTAGTGAGCTACCCACGCGACGAAGGTGCAGTCGGTGACCGCCAGATCCAAGAGGTCCTGTCAATGGTTGCCCTCTCGCAGCTGGTGCTGCACGTCGGCGAAGAACGGGACTGGGCCAAAACACTGTCGGTGGGTGAGCAACAGCGGTTGGCGTTCGCGCGCGTTCTGCTGACCCGGCCCAAGGCAGTGTTCTTGGACGAATCGACATCGGCAATGGACGAGGGTCTCGAGCTGATGCTCTATCAGAAGCTC
Encoded here:
- a CDS encoding DUF881 domain-containing protein, with the protein product MPAQADPALGGYDPQAGLPPSEIDHAARIPLPSLLRSLLTNHLDPGYAAAAARRSDGEPRTPVADRLWQALAAVLIAVVFAAAVAQARSTAPGVSAAQQVLAASVRTAEGNTDGLTRRRDALAAQADDIQRRELRDDATGRELLSGLDRLSLSAGTTPVIGPGLDITLNDPNVGRDLTDVSKQRVPGSRQVILDRDLQLVVNALWASGAEAISVGGVRIGPNVTIRQAGGAILVDNHPIASPYTILAIGPPNTMRDTFERSSGLQRLRLLEASYGVGVRVSSGDGLSLPAGPVREIKFAKQIGP
- a CDS encoding ABC transporter ATP-binding protein/permease, giving the protein MDTSTFRPSLDWGDEFYRSLWWLAEVFALTAPCLVLALFLLGRFTEWGRQYWRITGAYFTGKSSLLNWGLLALMLASTIVSVRINVLLSYQVNDLFNALQVAFEDPANDSGVHGFWTTMVVFTVLAVLHVLRYLADLYLTQRFIMRWRIWLSHNVIDDWLGEGAYFRSQFSREPVDNPDQRIQQDVDTFTTGVGGQSNVPAYGSGQTLLFGAVWSVLSVFSFGTILWQLSGPLQLWNVTVPRALFWIVLLYVLIGTIVSFTIGRPMIRLSYLNELRNAGFRYALVRVRDASAAIGLYKGEQTERGILSGRLQSVMDNYRGWLNRMIVFTGWNLSMSQAINPLPYIVQAQRLFAREISFGGVMQSATAFHMIHDSLSFFRNAYDSFASFRGATIRLNGLLEANHRARALTPAPIGDSLDDAVDVRDLDVRTPGGRHLVNNLDFHLEPGESLLITGASGIGKTVLVQSIAGLWPFRSGTVTLPGGQSATMFVPQLPYLPLGSLRAVVSYPRDEGAVGDRQIQEVLSMVALSQLVLHVGEERDWAKTLSVGEQQRLAFARVLLTRPKAVFLDESTSAMDEGLELMLYQKLRDELPATIIVSISHRATIEQFHGRRLELLGDGDWRLDRVGAST
- the secA2 gene encoding accessory Sec system translocase SecA2 — protein: MAKRSKTTTAGPNRLSRGFWRLLGASTEKTKAESMAEVDASAEFDDKAKGLDDEQLRKAAELLELGDLAASVDIPQFLAIAREAAERATGLRPFDVQLLGALRMMAGDVVEMATGEGKTLSGAIAAAGYALAGRNVHVVTINDYLARRDAEWMGPLIEAMGLTVGWITEDSTAQERRAAYACDVTYASVNEIGFDVLRDQLVTDVADLVSPNPDVALIDEADSVLVDEALVPLVLAGTTHRETPKLDIVRLVGELQAGQDFDTDEDSRNVHLTEAGAQKLEKALGGIDLYSEEHVGTVLTEVNVALHAHVLLQRDVHYIVRNGAVQLINSSRGRIAQLQRWPDGLQAAVEAKEGIETTETGEVLDTITVQALINRYPTVCGMTGTALAAGEQLRQFYKLGVSPIPPNTPNVREDQPDRVYITTAAKIEAVIEHIIEVHATGQPILVGTHDVAESEELYERLVRRGVPAVVLNAKNDEEEAAVIAEAGKLGAVTVSTQMAGRGTDIRLGGSDEADHDKVADLGGLHVIGTGRHNTERLDNQLRGRAGRQGDPGSTAFFASWEDDVVTAHVERAKLPLDTDDTGRISSPKAASLLDHAQRVAEGRLLDVHANTWRYNQLIAQQRSIIVERRNTILSTAAAREELRELSPDRYEALADKVSEETLEKICRDIMLFHLDRGWADHLAYLSDIRESIHLRALGRQNPLDEFHRMAVDAFGNLAADAIEAAQQTFETANVLEEEQGLDLSKLARPTSTWTYMVHDNPLNDDTLSALSLPGVFR
- a CDS encoding CDP-alcohol phosphatidyltransferase family protein yields the protein MEPPGDRVLTIPNVLSVIRLVLVPVFLYLLLVTHAYGWAVAILMFSGFSDWADGKIARLVDNQSSRLGALLDPLVDRIYMLAVPVGLGLSGIVPWWVVGTLVGRDAVLAATLPVVRRRGLAALPVTYIGKAATFALMSGFPLVLLGQWDATWSRVIGAIGWGFVIWGMGMYLWSAVLYLVQVRLVVRTLPRLDTVRDARTS